In Hyla sarda isolate aHylSar1 chromosome 12, aHylSar1.hap1, whole genome shotgun sequence, a genomic segment contains:
- the PPDPF gene encoding pancreatic progenitor cell differentiation and proliferation factor has translation MAAIPSSGSLVATHDYYRRRLGSTSSNSSCGSVDYSGEVIPHHPGLPKSDPGHWWASFFFGKPSYPVMTTVSESPENSGSFRVTNGLFPCGLAQEPVRKNNVSESKTDSST, from the exons ATGGCAGCCATTCCATCCAGTGGGTCACTCGTTGCAACACACGACTACTATCGTA GACGACTGGGATCTACCTCCAGTAATAGCTCATGTGGAAGCGTGGACTATTCTGGGGAGGTCATTCCTCACCACCCAG GTCTTCCAAAGTCCGATCCTGGTCACTGGTGGGCCAGCTTCTTCTTTGGTAAACCGTCTTATCCCGTCATGACCACTGTTTCGGAATCCCCTGAGAA CTCAGGAAGCTTTCGCGTGACCAATGGCCTTTTCCCCTGCGGCCTGGCTCAGGAGCCGGTGAGGAAGAACAATGTCAGTGAGTCCAAGACTGACTCCAGCACCTAA